From Clostridia bacterium:
ATTATCAACAGAATGTAATAAAATCTGTGGATAAATATATGAGAAGAGGTATGAAATGTGTAAATATAAACATATTATATGGGATTGGAACGGTACACTTTTAGACGATACGGATACTTGTATAAAAATAATGAACTCAATTCTGAGTAAACGTAACCTTAGCCATCTTTCTTAAGAAAGATATATGTCTATATTTAACTTTCCCGTCAAGGATTATTATATAGATTTGGGTTTTGATTTTACAAATGAACCTTTCGAAAGCATTTCTGATGAATTTACAGGCAGCTATGAGAAGAACTGTTTCTCGTGCTCACTGCATAAAGGAGCAAAACGGGCATTAGAGATGATATATGCTTCGGGTATTACACAATCCATTTTATCTGCGGCACATCAGGATTATCTTGAAAAATGCGCCTCTTATTATGGTATTCAAAAATTTTTTATTAAGCTTATTGGCCTTGATAACACACACGCTGCAGGCAAGCTTGAGAACGGTAAAAAGTGGGTTTCGGAAATACCATATAAAAAAGAAGAAATCGTTCTAATCGGCGACACGGTGCATGACTATGAAGTTGCAAAAGCAGTAGGTTGTGAATGCATACTTTTATCCTTAGGACATCACAGTCATGATAGATTGGAATCTTGCAACGTCCCGGTAGCAAAAGATATTGAGCACGTTATCACAATGCTTGGACTATAACAGCGATCCAAATATACGCATAAGGGGTCTTTTTAAAGAGAATATTACTTAGTATAAAATATAGGGCTGTAAGAGCTTCAATTCTCATTAGTTTTCCATATAAATCCAGCACCATTTTTCTTTTCTTAAACATCAAAAAACCCTTGATAATCAAGGGTTTTCAGACAATTTTGGCGGAGAAGCAGGGATTCGAACCCTGGCTAGGATTACTCCTACTAACGGTTTAGCAAACCGTCCCCTTCGACCTGCTTGGGTACTTCTCCATAAATCAATTTTATATTATATTGATATAAAACTGTGGCGGAGAGAGTGAGATTCGAACTCACGGTAGCCTCACGACTACGCCGGTTTTCAAGACCGGTGCCTTAAACCAACTCGACCATCTCTCCAAGCTAAATGTCAAGCAACGAATTATATTCTACAATGAAACAAGCCATTTGTCAACACCTTAATATGTGAAACAATAATCCTTTTTTCCCAAATATCGTAATATACCTAAAAAAACCTCCACTTAGGAACTTTAAGTGGAGGTTTTTTATTATCTTCTAATTACAGTCTTACCTCCCATATACTTCTGTAATGCCTCAGGGATAAGTACAGATCCATCTCCCTGCTGATATGTCTCTAAAATACACGCAGTTGTTCTTCCCACGGCTACTCCCGATCCATTCAATGTATGTACAAATTCCGCTTTTTCCTTTGGTCCCCTTCTAAACTTAATGCCTGCTCTCCTTGCCTGGAAGCTTTCAAAATTACTACATGATGAAATCTCTACATACCTGTTATAACTTGGCATCCATACTTCCAAATCATACGTCATCGCTGAAGAAAAACCTAGGTCTCCAGTACAAAGCTTTACTACCCTGTAAGGTATGCCAAGTAATTTTAGTATCTCTTCAGCATCATTTGTTAACTTTTCTAATTCTCCATAGGACTCTTCAGGCGTAGTAAATTTTACGAGCTCTACTTTGTTAAACTGATGCTGCCTGATTAGTCCTCTGGTATCTCTCCCTGCAGAACCTGCTTCAGCTCTGAAACATGCAGAATAAGCCGTATGATATATTGGCAAATCCTTTATATCCAGTATCTGTTCCCTGTACATATTTGTTACAGGTACCTCTGCTGTAGGGATGAGGAAATATTCTGTTCCTGCTACTTTAAATGCATCTTCCTCAAACTTAGGAAGTTGTCCTGTCCCGACCATACTGTTTCTATGAACCATGAAGGGTGGAAAAACTTCCGTATAGCCATGCTTTTCAGTATGAAGATCGAGCATAAAGTTAATAAGAGCTCTTTCGAGCTTTGCGCCTATACCCTTATAAAATGTAAATCTGGCTCCTGTCACCTTGGCAGCAGTTCCAAAATCTAGAATCCCTAAATCTTCGCCTATATCCCAATGAGCCTTGGGTTCAAATTCAAACTTCCTTGGCTCTCCCCACTTTCTGATTTCAATATTATCAGCATCAGAATCTCCTACAGGTACTGCCTCATTAGGAATATTAGGCAAAGTAAGCAATAACTGCTCAAGTTCATCATCTACTTCCTTCACCTGTATATCCATCACTTTGATGTTTTCAGACAAAAGTTTCATTTCATCCATAATGGAAGAAACATCCTTACCTTCCTTCCTATATTGGGGTATAAGCTTTGAATCGGCATTCTGTTTGCTTTTAAGTTGTTCTACCTTATAAAGCAGATCTCTTCTTTTTTCATCCAAGGATAAGAACCTGTCAATATCAAATTTCCCCTTACTCTTCAATAAGGCTTTATTCAAGGCTTCTGTATTATTTCTTAGCATTTTTATGTCTAACATCTTCAATCTCCTTACAGTAAAATTTTTTGTCAAAACTTTATGATAATAAACTATCTTTTCATTGAAGTGTACTTACAATATCGTAGAATATAAATTGTTATCATACATTTATACTCTTTCTTCCTAATGAACTACAATATTTATAAACACATATGGAGCCAGTGTATCCGTAAAAAAATTTCTTTTGAATAATTATCGTAATGTAGCCCGCTACATATAT
This genomic window contains:
- a CDS encoding HAD hydrolase-like protein codes for the protein MSIFNFPVKDYYIDLGFDFTNEPFESISDEFTGSYEKNCFSCSLHKGAKRALEMIYASGITQSILSAAHQDYLEKCASYYGIQKFFIKLIGLDNTHAAGKLENGKKWVSEIPYKKEEIVLIGDTVHDYEVAKAVGCECILLSLGHHSHDRLESCNVPVAKDIEHVITMLGL
- the serS gene encoding serine--tRNA ligase, which produces MLDIKMLRNNTEALNKALLKSKGKFDIDRFLSLDEKRRDLLYKVEQLKSKQNADSKLIPQYRKEGKDVSSIMDEMKLLSENIKVMDIQVKEVDDELEQLLLTLPNIPNEAVPVGDSDADNIEIRKWGEPRKFEFEPKAHWDIGEDLGILDFGTAAKVTGARFTFYKGIGAKLERALINFMLDLHTEKHGYTEVFPPFMVHRNSMVGTGQLPKFEEDAFKVAGTEYFLIPTAEVPVTNMYREQILDIKDLPIYHTAYSACFRAEAGSAGRDTRGLIRQHQFNKVELVKFTTPEESYGELEKLTNDAEEILKLLGIPYRVVKLCTGDLGFSSAMTYDLEVWMPSYNRYVEISSCSNFESFQARRAGIKFRRGPKEKAEFVHTLNGSGVAVGRTTACILETYQQGDGSVLIPEALQKYMGGKTVIRR